CAGGTCTTTGTCCTGGTCGACTTCCAGAGCGAAGGCCAGATCGCTTGAGGTCAATGGCGTGGTGTCGTGCCAGACGGCGCCGGACTTGATGCGCCAGGTTGTGTCCATTCTGCCGTCAGCAAGGAGCTGCCACTGGCCGTTCTCGATGGTGGGTACGTCTTCGGCGAGCTGGGGAATGCGGACCGCCTTGTCGTCGAAGACCGTCAGTCCGGAATCGACCAGCATGTCCAACACGTCGAGGCCGGGTGGCGTGCCCGAGGCCGCCTGCAACACCACCGTTGGCGGGTCTACCATGAGCGCCGCGACGACCCGCTTGGGCGCGGCGTTCCCCGATGGCGCGGCCGACGACGACGGTGCTTGCTGCGCTGGCGATGCGCAGGCGATGACGAGCGCAGCGCCCAGGGCCGCGCACCAGAGCTTGCCGAGGGCCATCCGATCACTCCATCCGCCGTCAGCCTGATAGGATACCCCGGGTTTGTGCCCGCGTTCCCACCCGTGTCATCGATCGTGGAGGAGCGCACTGTCTCTGCCAGCCGGCAGCAACACAGGCGGGTGTAGGCGAGCGTGGATAGCCGGGACGGTTTGACCGGTCTCCTCAGAGGTAGCGCCGCCGCCGGACTCCGCCGGGACCTCAATGCCCTCGACTTCACGCTCCTCGTGCTCGGGGCGGAGATCGGCGCGGACGTCTACATCGTGGCGTCTCTCGGCGCCGGGTACCTGGGTCCGGCCCAGATGGCCGCATGGGCCGTTGCTGGGGTCATGGCGGCCCTCATCGTGCTCGCCTTCATGCAGTGCGCCGTCATCTACCCGGAGGTGGGCGGGACGTACGCGTACGTGCGCCATGCATATGGGTCGCTGGCCGGCTTCACGGCCGGCTGGAGCCTGTACCTGGGAGAGGTCGTGCTCCTACCGGTCTTTCCGACGGCGTTCCTGAATTACGTGACCTACTTCGTCCCGGGCCTGGGCGAGCCAGCGCGACTGTCGATCATTGTGGGGCTCGTCGCCTGCGTGACGGTGGTCAACATCGTCGGCGTCCGGGCGAGCGGTCGGCTCAACGACGTTCTGACCCTGGCGAAGCTGATCCCACTGCTCGTCCTGATCGGCGCAGGAATCGCGACGGCCGTTGCGCGCCCGGGTTTGGTGAGCCAGAGGCTCGAGCCGTTCGCTCCCCTGGGGTGGGGTGGATTTGGACCCGCCGTGATCCTCATCTTCCTCGCCTACGCGGGTTTTGAGCTCGCGGTCCTGCCCGCGAGCGAAATACAGGAGCCGCGCAAGACGATGCCGCGTGGA
This genomic interval from Chloroflexota bacterium contains the following:
- a CDS encoding ABC transporter substrate-binding protein; the protein is MALGKLWCAALGAALVIACASPAQQAPSSSAAPSGNAAPKRVVAALMVDPPTVVLQAASGTPPGLDVLDMLVDSGLTVFDDKAVRIPQLAEDVPTIENGQWQLLADGRMDTTWRIKSGAVWHDTTPLTSSDLAFALEVDQDKDLPHTVNANLRFLDGYDVSDDRTITVHWNQPFIDADSLFTPSFVPPLPRTEFVPAKEQWPDRLQREHARNVYV
- a CDS encoding APC family permease → MDSRDGLTGLLRGSAAAGLRRDLNALDFTLLVLGAEIGADVYIVASLGAGYLGPAQMAAWAVAGVMAALIVLAFMQCAVIYPEVGGTYAYVRHAYGSLAGFTAGWSLYLGEVVLLPVFPTAFLNYVTYFVPGLGEPARLSIIVGLVACVTVVNIVGVRASGRLNDVLTLAKLIPLLVLIGAGIATAVARPGLVSQRLEPFAPLGWGGFGPAVILIFLAYAGFELAVLPASEIQEPRKTMPRGLLTAVSICTLVYLLTTFATTVAVPWQDAARSSHPLADALDSLTRELGWAGLPSGVLMSLGGLVSISAAFDVYTLSVARLSYAMAADGFLPRPFAWVSPRFGTPVVALVVQGIFGIAAGRVLELSRLIDAGMFLIGLCYAATSLAAIRLVSRHPDQSLRVPALRVLLALGGAAGLYLALQAPVGLKLTGLAVVGLGVGLYCARAAVVRIIRVGQARR